One window from the genome of Balneola vulgaris DSM 17893 encodes:
- a CDS encoding FtsB family cell division protein — MNTAFFNPIHWKKSFLVVLLLSFVLIWFGFIDSYSLLARFELNSKKADLNEKIEKLNASSDELKEKIENLNNDAALLEKIAREEYGMRKPGETVYKIKRTK; from the coding sequence ATGAACACTGCTTTTTTTAACCCCATACATTGGAAAAAGTCTTTTTTAGTAGTGCTGCTATTAAGCTTCGTGCTAATCTGGTTTGGCTTTATTGATAGTTATAGCCTTTTGGCTAGATTTGAACTCAATTCAAAGAAAGCTGATCTCAATGAAAAGATTGAGAAGCTCAATGCATCTTCAGATGAACTAAAAGAGAAGATTGAAAACCTGAATAATGACGCTGCTCTTTTAGAAAAAATTGCTCGTGAGGAATACGGCATGCGTAAGCCAGGTGAGACCGTGTACAAGATCAAAAGAACAAAATAA
- a CDS encoding lipopolysaccharide biosynthesis protein: MKQLKELFSDTIIYGISSVFARFISYLLVPFYTDVFNADEYGIVSLIYVAIAFLNVVFTYGMESTYFRYAKDRDKAKDIFKTMQISLFCTTLLLLGVVWVANPIINPLIGLVEPFPLLTLMLGILAFDTMAAVPFAELRMGKRPVAFATLKTLNVLINIGLNLYLILGLGLGIEGVLISNLLASIVTASIVWFMTRKFFKGSWDAAFLKKAIRFGLPFVPAGIGYVINEMLDRLFLKSMDADRIISLYGANYTGKDLVGIYSACYKLSVVMLLFVTVFKFAWQPFFMRKSDDEEAPEIFSETFRYFNLGAALIFIFFSLFMPTIVKIQIPFTDATIIGKNYWLGLGIVSPLLLAYWFQGWYINFSAGIFIGEKTKVLAFITLIGSTITIVGNLLFVDRFGMLGSAYTTLASYAVMALIIYFYSKKAFDVPYKLWQGFFAIAIAQFALALKPTMTGMFNSDFYASLFVFVLAVGVLGILTVKNFFLPSEI; encoded by the coding sequence TTGAAGCAATTAAAAGAACTTTTTTCCGACACTATTATATATGGTATTAGTAGTGTATTCGCACGCTTTATAAGCTACCTATTGGTTCCATTTTATACCGATGTATTTAACGCGGATGAATACGGAATCGTTAGTTTAATCTATGTGGCCATAGCATTTCTGAATGTAGTGTTCACCTATGGAATGGAGTCTACCTATTTCCGCTATGCAAAAGACAGAGATAAGGCTAAGGATATCTTCAAAACGATGCAGATCTCTTTATTCTGCACCACCCTTTTATTATTGGGGGTTGTTTGGGTAGCCAATCCTATTATTAATCCATTGATTGGATTAGTGGAGCCATTTCCGCTACTAACCCTAATGTTGGGTATACTCGCTTTTGATACGATGGCTGCTGTTCCTTTTGCTGAGCTTAGAATGGGTAAACGTCCTGTTGCTTTTGCAACTCTGAAAACCCTAAATGTGCTGATCAATATTGGCTTGAATCTATATCTGATATTAGGACTAGGCTTAGGTATTGAAGGGGTGCTAATCAGTAATCTGCTAGCTTCTATAGTAACGGCTAGTATAGTTTGGTTTATGACCCGCAAGTTCTTTAAGGGAAGCTGGGATGCTGCGTTTCTTAAAAAAGCAATACGGTTTGGGTTGCCCTTTGTACCAGCAGGAATTGGTTATGTGATTAATGAGATGCTTGATCGGTTATTCCTAAAAAGCATGGATGCTGATCGTATTATCAGTTTATATGGCGCAAATTACACAGGCAAAGACTTGGTAGGTATTTACTCGGCCTGCTACAAGTTAAGTGTAGTGATGTTGTTGTTTGTGACGGTTTTCAAGTTTGCTTGGCAGCCATTTTTTATGCGGAAATCGGATGACGAAGAAGCTCCTGAGATCTTTTCAGAGACATTCCGATATTTCAATTTAGGAGCGGCTCTGATATTCATCTTCTTTTCACTGTTTATGCCCACCATTGTGAAGATTCAGATCCCGTTTACAGATGCCACAATAATTGGTAAAAATTATTGGCTGGGCTTAGGTATCGTGTCTCCTCTACTATTAGCCTACTGGTTTCAGGGGTGGTACATTAATTTCTCTGCTGGAATATTTATTGGTGAGAAAACAAAAGTATTGGCCTTTATAACCTTGATTGGTTCTACTATAACCATTGTTGGAAACCTACTCTTTGTTGATCGATTTGGGATGTTGGGTTCTGCTTATACAACCTTAGCGAGTTACGCGGTGATGGCCTTGATCATCTATTTCTATTCTAAGAAAGCTTTTGATGTACCTTATAAACTGTGGCAAGGCTTTTTTGCGATTGCCATTGCTCAGTTTGCGTTGGCTTTAAAACCAACTATGACAGGAATGTTCAATTCCGATTTCTACGCTTCGTTATTTGTGTTTGTATTAGCCG
- a CDS encoding sigma-70 family RNA polymerase sigma factor, producing the protein MDVQELVSKYMAKPTQQLRESIIKESIPLIKSIVNKIKLPNSPLCDEEDLLNIGATGLLQALDNYTLDKDVQFNTFAYYRIRGSIIDYLRSIDELSRTNRTRYGAAQEAISVLQQMLGRTPTNTEVANHIDMSVEDYQSLLSTVQVRSALSLDMSLDEDSGFSLRNTIADTTYESPDSQILKNESSLELKKAIQTLSDREQLILALYYYEDYNLREIAENLNLSEARISQIIGKVLMTLKSTLHQTVMVSR; encoded by the coding sequence ATGGACGTACAAGAGCTGGTTTCAAAATACATGGCAAAGCCAACACAACAATTGCGTGAAAGCATTATAAAAGAATCAATTCCACTCATTAAGAGTATTGTGAATAAGATCAAGCTTCCTAATTCACCACTTTGTGATGAAGAAGATCTTTTAAACATTGGGGCTACTGGTTTATTACAAGCTTTGGATAATTACACATTAGACAAAGATGTACAGTTTAACACCTTTGCCTATTACCGCATCAGAGGTAGCATTATCGATTACCTACGATCTATCGATGAATTATCTCGTACTAACCGTACTCGATATGGAGCAGCTCAAGAAGCTATTAGCGTACTTCAACAAATGCTTGGCCGCACCCCAACAAATACTGAAGTTGCCAATCACATTGACATGAGCGTTGAAGATTACCAGAGCCTACTTAGTACAGTACAAGTACGCTCGGCCCTATCACTGGATATGAGTTTAGATGAAGACTCAGGTTTTTCTCTAAGAAATACTATTGCTGATACAACGTATGAAAGCCCTGACTCACAAATTTTAAAGAATGAATCTTCCTTAGAGTTGAAAAAAGCGATTCAAACACTTAGCGACCGTGAGCAACTTATCTTAGCACTTTACTACTATGAAGACTACAACCTGAGAGAAATTGCGGAAAACTTAAATCTTAGCGAAGCTAGAATTTCACAAATCATTGGTAAGGTATTAATGACTTTAAAATCTACACTGCACCAAACAGTTATGGTTTCTCGATAG
- the aroQ gene encoding type II 3-dehydroquinate dehydratase, producing MKFLVINGPNLNMLGTRNPEVYGSETLSDIENYITDHFPGHTFEFYQSNVEGELINKLQSCTELGIEAIVANFGAYTHTSVALRDALEAIEIPKIEVHLSNIHAREEFRERSLTGAVVHGIITGFGKQSYILGIQAAEQLSTTS from the coding sequence ATGAAATTTTTAGTCATAAATGGACCTAATCTTAACATGCTTGGTACGCGCAATCCTGAAGTATATGGAAGCGAAACACTATCCGATATAGAAAATTACATCACTGATCATTTTCCAGGGCATACTTTTGAGTTCTATCAAAGTAATGTGGAGGGTGAGTTAATTAACAAGCTTCAATCTTGTACTGAATTAGGAATAGAAGCAATAGTTGCCAACTTCGGAGCTTATACACATACATCAGTTGCACTGCGTGATGCTTTAGAGGCCATCGAAATTCCAAAAATAGAAGTTCACCTATCGAACATTCATGCGCGTGAAGAATTTAGAGAGCGCTCGCTTACCGGTGCAGTAGTGCATGGGATTATTACAGGATTTGGGAAACAAAGCTACATATTAGGTATTCAAGCAGCAGAACAACTTAGTACTACATCTTGA
- a CDS encoding phospholipase D-like domain-containing protein — MREKRIWFILVLCALPWLSVTAQDQEQEWIRVYFNMPVDTTVRQSGVMANSEVNLPNTLIELMGDASTSIDLSIYDLELPSVATALVEAKKRGVQVRVITDNFNRFDGGYLDEVIWQILADGGVISMDDDGDIYLPNGEISDHKLVNAGADMHNKFAVIDEELVWTGSTNLTYTSNFNTNSVIVIKDRDVAKVYTEEFEQMWGGDGDYPNPNKAVFHKDKKDVSDHVFDVGGTKVEVYFAPINRDRSKPSVSEKIVSIIDAETQHSLHFQAFAITPTIPISKALWSKSSDTSITLTGLIDPGFYSRYKKTNTIWGSEAANTGNRAVMPARETRKLHDKLIIIDAEDTTSADVAVVIAGSYNFSNNAEVNNDENTLIIYSDEIANQYYQSLSEVKNRALRKSFAPAPPIDPKKWYKVYAVRDGNEFEIEIVPGFGYPVRLLGVQLPSLWAGEDSSYYGAGEALKYMSNLLEGGEVQVSDYDGGEPFSYYNRAYGYVKVKVGEQVYSLNHEVLQKGYGEYSDRFRQHPDSISLYRELERTAKSQKAGLWKHPLKVGTRVSRITEGKKDGVALAVYPININTADKATLRMLPGIGEAYAQRIIDYRVQNQGFDEVEELLAIKGIGPKTFAKLRALVTIEKP, encoded by the coding sequence ATGAGAGAGAAAAGAATTTGGTTCATTCTGGTACTTTGTGCCCTGCCTTGGCTAAGTGTAACTGCACAAGATCAAGAGCAAGAATGGATTCGTGTATATTTCAACATGCCAGTTGATACTACCGTTAGGCAATCTGGTGTAATGGCTAATAGCGAGGTTAATTTACCTAATACGCTCATTGAGTTGATGGGGGATGCCTCCACTTCCATTGATCTCAGTATTTATGATTTAGAACTACCAAGTGTAGCTACTGCACTAGTCGAAGCCAAAAAGCGAGGAGTTCAAGTGCGTGTGATCACTGATAATTTCAATAGGTTCGATGGTGGATATCTAGATGAAGTAATCTGGCAAATACTTGCTGATGGAGGTGTTATTTCTATGGATGACGATGGAGATATCTATTTACCCAATGGAGAAATATCAGATCATAAGCTGGTGAATGCTGGAGCTGATATGCATAACAAATTCGCAGTTATTGATGAAGAGCTAGTTTGGACGGGGTCTACCAATTTAACCTATACCTCAAATTTTAATACAAATTCCGTAATTGTAATCAAAGACCGTGATGTGGCTAAGGTTTACACTGAAGAATTCGAACAAATGTGGGGTGGTGATGGGGACTATCCTAATCCAAACAAAGCGGTATTCCACAAAGACAAAAAAGATGTTTCAGACCATGTATTTGATGTAGGTGGAACTAAAGTTGAAGTCTATTTTGCTCCTATCAATCGAGATCGTTCAAAGCCAAGTGTCTCGGAAAAGATTGTTTCTATTATTGATGCCGAAACACAGCATAGTCTGCACTTTCAGGCGTTCGCCATTACACCAACTATTCCCATAAGTAAGGCATTATGGAGTAAATCATCTGATACATCCATAACCCTCACAGGTTTAATTGACCCCGGCTTTTATAGTAGGTACAAAAAAACGAATACCATTTGGGGTAGTGAAGCTGCTAATACAGGAAATAGAGCTGTTATGCCAGCACGCGAAACTAGAAAGCTGCACGATAAGCTCATTATCATTGATGCTGAGGATACAACAAGTGCGGATGTTGCAGTAGTGATAGCGGGCTCATATAATTTTTCGAATAATGCGGAGGTAAATAATGACGAGAATACCCTCATTATATATTCTGATGAAATAGCCAATCAGTACTATCAGAGTTTATCAGAGGTGAAAAATCGTGCTCTTAGAAAGTCTTTTGCCCCAGCCCCTCCTATTGATCCGAAGAAATGGTATAAAGTATATGCGGTTAGGGATGGCAATGAATTTGAAATCGAAATTGTGCCTGGTTTTGGCTACCCCGTTCGATTGCTAGGTGTGCAATTGCCAAGCTTATGGGCGGGAGAAGATTCATCCTACTACGGAGCAGGGGAAGCGTTAAAGTACATGAGCAATCTGCTTGAGGGGGGAGAAGTTCAGGTTTCAGATTACGATGGGGGTGAGCCATTCAGCTATTACAATAGAGCATATGGTTATGTGAAAGTAAAGGTGGGTGAACAAGTCTATTCATTGAATCATGAAGTACTCCAAAAAGGATATGGGGAGTATTCAGATCGATTTAGGCAGCACCCTGATTCAATATCTTTGTATAGAGAATTAGAGCGAACGGCAAAATCACAGAAGGCCGGACTTTGGAAGCATCCTTTGAAAGTAGGAACGCGGGTTTCAAGAATAACGGAGGGTAAGAAAGATGGTGTAGCTTTGGCTGTTTATCCCATCAATATAAATACGGCCGATAAAGCCACATTGAGGATGTTGCCAGGAATTGGGGAGGCTTATGCACAGCGTATCATTGATTACCGTGTGCAAAATCAAGGATTTGATGAAGTAGAGGAGTTGCTAGCTATAAAAGGTATTGGTCCAAAGACATTCGCAAAATTACGTGCTTTGGTAACTATCGAGAAACCATAA
- a CDS encoding TlpA family protein disulfide reductase, with product MKYLLVTLFLWMPFLVQSQDHLSGPTTESQIRTHKIFDLYAKRYKPDEKVVAAFNAITDQIQINVFMGTWCHDSKREIPAMFALMNAIDNANISTSYTAIEYRRSGPKDIIEKNNIKRTPTFVILKNGKEIGRIIEESEKNLESHLLKIIESKKD from the coding sequence ATGAAATATCTTCTTGTCACTCTCTTTTTATGGATGCCTTTTCTCGTCCAATCACAAGATCATTTATCAGGACCTACTACAGAATCACAGATTCGGACACACAAAATTTTTGATTTGTATGCTAAACGCTACAAACCAGATGAGAAAGTAGTAGCCGCATTCAATGCTATCACTGATCAAATTCAGATAAATGTATTTATGGGCACCTGGTGCCACGACAGTAAACGTGAAATTCCAGCTATGTTTGCCTTGATGAATGCTATTGATAATGCAAATATCTCTACTAGTTATACGGCCATAGAATATAGAAGAAGTGGCCCAAAGGATATCATTGAGAAGAATAACATAAAACGCACCCCTACTTTCGTTATCCTCAAAAATGGGAAGGAGATAGGTAGAATTATAGAAGAATCAGAGAAGAACCTTGAATCTCATTTGCTGAAGATAATAGAATCTAAAAAAGACTGA
- a CDS encoding ROK family protein: MKAIGVDLGGTNSRIAVVDDKQGIIERVSYPTQADKGIDFVFGQLSKTINTFNEQHSLIGVGFALPGMVSLDQTTVYNPPNLPGWETVYAAEQIRKRTALPCRIENDANIAALGSSFYGVAKERGFSSFITITLGTGVGGGVILDGELFKGPKGMAGELGHMIINYDGPKSNGRTPGTVEAYLGQRFLSRRAMHQILQHPDNPLYQSFKDQPDLLEPIHLYEEANNGNTLAQSILQECGQYLGYAIINYTHIFDVRKYVLSGGVSGTGQWILESAQKTIQEYLMKPYLNGHEICIEPSNTDSALLGAAALAFKSFA; this comes from the coding sequence ATGAAAGCCATTGGGGTAGACCTTGGAGGCACCAACAGCCGCATTGCCGTTGTTGATGATAAACAAGGAATTATAGAGCGTGTTAGCTATCCAACCCAAGCTGATAAGGGAATTGATTTTGTTTTTGGGCAGCTTAGCAAGACCATCAACACATTTAATGAGCAACACTCTTTAATTGGAGTTGGCTTTGCCCTTCCAGGCATGGTAAGCCTAGATCAAACAACGGTGTACAACCCACCTAATCTTCCTGGTTGGGAAACAGTATATGCCGCTGAACAAATCCGGAAGCGAACGGCCTTACCTTGTAGAATTGAGAATGATGCCAATATAGCTGCGCTGGGCTCTAGTTTTTATGGAGTTGCAAAAGAAAGAGGCTTCAGTTCATTCATTACGATAACACTGGGCACAGGAGTTGGTGGCGGCGTGATTCTTGACGGGGAGCTTTTTAAAGGCCCCAAAGGAATGGCTGGAGAATTAGGGCATATGATTATCAACTATGATGGCCCGAAATCGAATGGCAGAACCCCAGGCACCGTAGAAGCTTACTTAGGGCAACGATTTTTGAGTAGAAGAGCGATGCATCAAATACTTCAGCACCCTGATAACCCGCTATACCAATCGTTCAAAGACCAGCCCGATCTCTTAGAGCCCATTCATTTATATGAAGAAGCCAATAATGGCAATACTCTCGCTCAAAGCATCTTGCAAGAGTGCGGACAGTATTTGGGATATGCCATTATCAATTACACGCACATTTTTGACGTCAGAAAATATGTTCTATCTGGAGGCGTTTCGGGAACAGGGCAATGGATACTAGAATCTGCTCAAAAAACTATACAGGAATACTTAATGAAGCCATATCTCAATGGTCATGAGATATGCATTGAACCTTCAAATACCGATAGTGCTTTATTGGGTGCTGCTGCACTCGCTTTTAAATCTTTTGCTTAA
- a CDS encoding HIT family protein: protein MSTIFTKIIKGEIPSYKVAEDEHYYAFLDINPVAEGHTLVIPKVEVDYIFDLEDDTLKGLIAFSKKVAKAIDAALVPIRTGVIVEGMEVPHAHIHLVPIYFDGQDMSLKRKVEVDEDRMKAVAEMISKEFEE, encoded by the coding sequence ATGTCTACTATTTTTACAAAGATCATAAAAGGTGAAATCCCCTCTTACAAAGTAGCTGAAGATGAACACTACTATGCCTTCTTAGATATAAACCCTGTTGCTGAGGGGCATACATTGGTGATTCCAAAGGTGGAGGTAGATTATATATTCGATTTAGAAGATGATACTTTGAAAGGGTTGATAGCTTTTAGTAAAAAAGTAGCAAAGGCTATTGATGCTGCACTTGTGCCGATACGTACAGGCGTAATTGTTGAAGGAATGGAAGTCCCACACGCACATATACATTTAGTACCTATATATTTTGATGGGCAAGACATGAGTTTGAAAAGAAAAGTAGAAGTTGATGAAGATCGGATGAAAGCCGTGGCAGAAATGATTAGTAAGGAGTTTGAAGAATGA